The nucleotide window TGTTGGTCTGGCAAGATTTGCAAGAGCTTCTTTTTACTTTGATAAAGTGAAGTCTTACGGCGATGTTCCCTGGTATAGCATGGTCATTGAAAATACCGATATTAACAGTCTTCAAAAAGCAAGGGATCCAAGGGCTTTGGTAATGGACTCTGTACTGGCTGATATCGATTTTGCTATTGCTCATTTAGACCAAACGAAGAGTGTAGAGCGCATTACCAAGTGGACAGCATTGGCCTTAAAATCACGCATCTGCCTGTATGAAGGAACCTGGAGGAAATACCATACGGAGTTTAATATTGCAGGTGCCGATAAATTCCTTAATGAATGCGTAAGTGCTTCACAGGAACTAATGAGCTCTGGCATTTACACCCTTTATACCAAAACAGATGGTCCATCAGGGAAAGCCTACCAGGATTTGTTCGCGCACTTAAAGTTGGACCCAGTGTCTGACGAGGTGATTATGGGGCGCCGCTTCGATAACACCCTGGGTATTCGTCATAACCTACAGTTTTATATCACAGCCAGAACGCAGGGTAAACCCGGTTTGGAAAAGCGATTAGTAAATAGCTACCTGATGGCTGATGGTTCAAGGTTTACTGACAAGGCCGGCTACGATACCATGCAGTATTTTACCGAGGTACAGGACCGTGATCCCCGGTTGGCCCAAACGATACGCACTACCGGGTATCGAAGGGTGGGGGCTACCGCCAATAGCTCTGTAGATTTCAATGCTACCATGACCGGCTACCAACCTATCAAATGGATGAATATTGCGGCTATGGATGGGAGTGGTCAATCTTACCAGGATCTTTTATTATACCGCTTCGGCGAAGTGTTACTGAATTATGCGGAGGCGAAAGCCGAATTAAATATCCTCACCCAGGCCGATATAGATATGTCCATCGGGAGATTGAGAGAGCGTGTGGGCATGCCCGACATGGATATGGCAGCAGCAAATGCGAATCCGGATCCTTACCAGGCCGCTTTATATAAGAATGTAAGCGGAGCTAACAGGGGAGTGATACTGGAAATACGAAGAGAGCGTCGGATTGAACTGGTCATGGAAAATAATAACCGGTGGGATGATCTCATGCGTTGGAAAGAAGGACATTTACTGGCTACACCTTTTAAAGGTATGTATTTCCCCGGAGCGGGCAGGTATGACCTGGATAGGAACGGAACTGCAGAACTGGAGATTTATACAGGATCCAGACCTCCTGAAACCGGGCCTTACCAGTTAGCGGTAAGCGAATTGGATAATGCTTCCAGGGGTAATATTATTACGAATGTGAACATAACAAAAACCTTCAACGAGAGTAGAGATTATTTATGGCCACTACCTGTTGAAGACCTGACACTGAACACTAATTTGAAACAAAACCCGGGATGGGAATAGCAAGCTTTAAAATAAATGATATGCGTACAAACAGATGGACAATTTCCGGCGGCATCCTGCTATTGTTAAGTACTTTGCTGATTTTGGTAATGGGATGTAATAAAGATCCCTATATGCCTGATGGCGAAGCCACTTATTATGGACAGGGTGACGGCAGGTTTGGTGGTAATAACGAGGAGCAGCCCTTGCTGGGCTCCATAAAGATAATGACCTATAATATTCATGCGGGTTCGCCTCCTGCTTATCCGGATTCGGTAGATATGCCTGCTATTGCGAAAGCGATTGCCACGGCAAACCCTGATGTGGTTTTCCTCCAGGAAGTAGATAGAGGCACCAACCGTAACGGGTATACGGGTGATCAGGCCAAAGTGCTGGCTGATTCACTGAAGATGAATTTTATTTACTATTCAGCAAGGGAATACCTGCGCGGCTTCTACGGCGTTGCTATTCTGAGCAAGTATCCGCTCTACACGGTTCGAAAATACTTACTTAAGCTGGAGAATGAATCTACTGAACAAAGAGTATTGGGTACCGCTTACATTGATTTGCCTGGCCGGGATTCTGTAATGGCTGCAGTTACCCATTTGCAGCACAATAGCGCTACTAATCGCCTGCAACAGGCCAATGATATAGCGGGTATTCTTGCTCTAAGCGATGCAAAAGTAGTTTTTGGCGCGGATCTGAATGAGCAGGAGAGTGCAACCGGATTCTTTAATGTATTTGACCAGATGCTTACACGTACCTGCATTGGCGGTAACTGTCCGCGAACATTTAATGCGCAGAATCCTACCTCGGTAATCGATTACCTGGCTTATAGGCCGGCTACTGCCTTTAGCGTTATTACACATAGTGTGGTGGCAGAGCATTATGCTTCTGATCATCTTCCTGTAATAGCTGAATTGAAATTTCACCGATAAAAAAATATTGACATGAACTATTTACACCTGATCAGATATGCTCTTTTCTTTTGCACAATATTGGGCTTTGCAACAGGCTGCGGTAAGAAAGAGTGGGTAGAAAAAACGGGCAATGGTCCCGATATAAAAATTGATGCACAATACGCGAATATAGCCCGTGTCAATGTGGGCGATGTGGTTACGATACCAATTACCGTATCTTCTACAGTGGGCGTTAAACGTTTGTCTTATTACTTTATTAATCAAACCGCTAATGGAACTACTTCTGAGGCACCGGTTCATGCCGATAATACGGATTATCCGTCTACCTTAACAAAAGAGATACAGTTCACCATACGACCAGCAATGGTTGAACTGGTGGTGGTTTCTTTTGATAAAAACAATAATAGCTCAGAAGTGCATATTAGAATGTCTGAAATACGCGCGTTACCGGTAATGACATTCAAGGACGGTATTAAATTCCAGGAGACGGTTTTTGAGAAAAAGAGGCTGAACGTACAGGGACAAATAACATCCACACATGATCTTTCAAAGATTTCTTACCGGACCATCATTAACGGAGTGCTTTCTGCCGAGACCGCTATACCATTTACGGATAAGAAATCAACGGCATTTGTCGCAGCACTCGTAGTGCCTAAAGGACTTACTGATGTAATTATTACTGCTGCCAATATCTATGACGGAAATGTGGTGGATACTTTTAAAGTAGGCCGTGTTGCCGATGACGCGGTAAGCATTGCTCTGGCGGGTATTTCAGGAACTATTCCTTATCTCTATGCAGATAGTTTGAATGTATTTAGTGGGCAGGTAAGCTCCGGATCTGATTTAAGCAGTCTTAGTTATGCAATTAAGACCGGTGGGGTATATGGTGCTGAACAGTCTATCAACTTGGGAACACCTCCGGATGAGTTCAGTTTCACTGTTCCTGTTCAGGGGGCTGTGGGGATGGAAGCCATTCGTATTAGCGGGCGTAACGCAGGGGGCAAAGAGCAGGTATTGGAATACCCAATAGGGAAGGTCAACCGACGTTTATTGCGGTTTACCAATATCGTGTTGACGACGGAAATAGGTCCGGGAAAGAATAACTGGTTCTCAGCTTATAAAGCGCCACATGTATTTGATGTGACCAATGCAGCGGCGGCCCAGGAGATGATTGATTTCGGTACCATTATATATAACAATGCGTTTAGGTTTGTGCCACCTTTTATATACACTGCCGGTG belongs to Niabella yanshanensis and includes:
- a CDS encoding endonuclease/exonuclease/phosphatase family protein, which produces MRTNRWTISGGILLLLSTLLILVMGCNKDPYMPDGEATYYGQGDGRFGGNNEEQPLLGSIKIMTYNIHAGSPPAYPDSVDMPAIAKAIATANPDVVFLQEVDRGTNRNGYTGDQAKVLADSLKMNFIYYSAREYLRGFYGVAILSKYPLYTVRKYLLKLENESTEQRVLGTAYIDLPGRDSVMAAVTHLQHNSATNRLQQANDIAGILALSDAKVVFGADLNEQESATGFFNVFDQMLTRTCIGGNCPRTFNAQNPTSVIDYLAYRPATAFSVITHSVVAEHYASDHLPVIAELKFHR
- a CDS encoding RagB/SusD family nutrient uptake outer membrane protein, which codes for MRFINTLIVAVAMLLIASCNKDILEQYPTDSVSPQTFFKTENDLKAYTNSFYTYMPGADYIYGEDCDNIVKSSVGREISGTRLVPTTDTRWGWEPLRNFNFFLNNQNVINFPDQVIRDKYVGLARFARASFYFDKVKSYGDVPWYSMVIENTDINSLQKARDPRALVMDSVLADIDFAIAHLDQTKSVERITKWTALALKSRICLYEGTWRKYHTEFNIAGADKFLNECVSASQELMSSGIYTLYTKTDGPSGKAYQDLFAHLKLDPVSDEVIMGRRFDNTLGIRHNLQFYITARTQGKPGLEKRLVNSYLMADGSRFTDKAGYDTMQYFTEVQDRDPRLAQTIRTTGYRRVGATANSSVDFNATMTGYQPIKWMNIAAMDGSGQSYQDLLLYRFGEVLLNYAEAKAELNILTQADIDMSIGRLRERVGMPDMDMAAANANPDPYQAALYKNVSGANRGVILEIRRERRIELVMENNNRWDDLMRWKEGHLLATPFKGMYFPGAGRYDLDRNGTAELEIYTGSRPPETGPYQLAVSELDNASRGNIITNVNITKTFNESRDYLWPLPVEDLTLNTNLKQNPGWE